The proteins below come from a single Drosophila suzukii chromosome X, CBGP_Dsuzu_IsoJpt1.0, whole genome shotgun sequence genomic window:
- the LOC108005288 gene encoding glucose dehydrogenase [FAD, quinone] produces the protein MQSTHISHLLLLPLLLLLLLYLGESRGDVNRLLLDQLNQVGLVNLLEQATRPSVPQDLSNYDFIVIGAGAAGSSLAARLSENPQWRVALIEAGGVENIAHITPVLAGYLQQTSSNWGYKSVPQKLSCHGMINNECALPRGKVLGGTSSINYMIYNRGNRRDFDGWAAAGNPGWSYEEVLPYFLRSERAQLQGLENSPYHNHSGPLSVEYVRFRSQLVDAFVEASVESGLPRTDYNGESQFGVSYVQATTLNGRRHSAYSAYIKPVRDLRSNLQVFTFARVTRILIDEATKSAYGVEFHYKNRPYTFKARKEVILSAGAFNSPQILMLSGIGPEDNLKAIGVPLIQALPVGKRMFDHMCHFGPTFVTNTTGQTTFTSRISPADVISYLLAGNPSTVLSSIGGVEALAFLKTLRSDLPKDWPDIELIMVTGSLASDEGTALKLGANFKDEIYDRMYRELAQAQQDHFTLLVMQFHPKSVGRLWLRDRNPLSWPMIDPKYFVAEEDVEYLLDGIKASLRIIEMPAMQRIGARLLKRQVPGCEGHEFASDDYWRCSIRTLSYTLHHQVATCRMGPESDPTTVVNHQLKVHGMRRLRVVDTSVIPVPPTAHTNAAAFMIGEKAADLIRSEWS, from the exons ATGCAGTCCACACACATCTCACACCTGCTCCTGTTGCCCCTGTTGCTCCTGTTGCTTCTCTACCTGGGCGAATCCCGAGGGGATGTCAATCGACTGCTGTTGGATCAGCTCAACCAGGTGGGACTGGTTAATCTCCTAGAACAGGCCACGCGTCCCAGTG TACCCCAGGATCTCTCAAACTATGACTTCATTGTGATTGGAGCTGGAGCAGCTGGTAGCTCCTTGGCCGCCCGTCTGTCGGAAAATCCCCAGTGGAGGGTGGCCCTCATTGAAGCCGGGGGAGTGGAGAACATAGCCCACATCACCCCAGTGCTAGCTGGTTATCTGCAGCAGACATCCTCAAATTGGGGATACAAGTCAGTGCCCCAGAAGCTCTCCTGTCACGGAATGATAAACAACGAGTGTGCCCTGCCGAGGGGAAAGGTTCTGGGAGGAACCAGCTCCATCAACTATATGATCTACAATCGGGGCAATCGCAGGGACTTTGATGGCTGGGCGGCAGCTGGTAATCCCGGCTGGAGTTACGAGGAGGTACTGCCCTATTTCCTGAGGAGTGAGCGTGCCCAACTGCAGGGCCTGGAGAATTCGCCATATCACAATCACAGTGGTCCTCTGAGTGTGGAGTACGTGCGTTTTCGATCCCAATTGGTGGATGCCTTCGTGGAGGCCTCCGTGGAATCGGGACTGCCGCGCACCGACTACAATGGAGAGTCCCAGTTCGGGGTTTCCTATGTCCAGGCCACCACCCTGAATGGCAGGAGGCACTCAGCCTATTCGGCCTATATAAAACCAGTGAGGGATCTGCGCTCCAACTTGCAGGTCTTCACCTTTGCTCGAGTGACCCGTATTCTGATCGATGAGGCTACGAAATCAGCTTACGGTGTGGAGTTTCACTACAAAAATAGACCATATACCTTCAAGGCCCGCAAGGAGGTGATCCTATCAGCGGGTGCCtttaactccccacaaatactAATGCTTTCGGGTATAGGGCCAGAGGATAACCTCAAGGCCATTGGAGTACCCCTGATTCAAGCCCTGCCGGTGGGTAAAAGGATGTTCGATCACATGTGCCACTTTGGACCCACCTTTGTGACCAATACCACTGGCCAAACGACCTTCACATCGAGGATTTCACCCGCTGACGTGATATCCTACCTCCTGGCCGGAAATCCATCCACCGTATTGAGTTCCATTGGTGGAGTGGAGGCCCTGGCTTTCCTCAAAACACTGCGATCGGATCTGCCAAAGGATTGGCCAGACATCGAGCTGATTATGGTCACTGGCAGTTTGGCTAGTGACGAAGGCACGGCCCTGAAGTTGGGCGCCAATTTCAAGGACGAAATCTACGATCGGATGTACAGGGAACTAGCGCAGGCCCAACAGGATCACTTCACTCTTCTCGTCATGCAATTCCATCCCAAGTCAGTGGGTCGTCTTTGGCTGAGGGATCGAAATCCCCTGAGCTGGCCCATGATCGATCCCAAATACTTTGTGGCCGAGGAGGATGTGGAGTATCTACTAGATGGCATCAAAGCCAGTCTGAGGATCATAGAAATGCCGGCAATGCAGAGGATTGGGGCGAGGTTGCTCAAGAGGCAGGTGCCGGGATGTGAGGGCCACGAGTTTGCATCGGATGATTACTGGAGGTGCTCTATAAGAACCTTATCGTATACACTACACCACCAGGTGGCCACCTGTCGCATGGGACCCGAAAGCGACCCCACCACCGTGGTCAATCATCAGCTGAAGGTGCATGGGATGAGGAGACTCCGGGTGGTGGACACCAGTGTGATCCCAGTCCCACCCACTGCTCACACAAATGCTGCAGCCTTCATGATCGGGGAAAAGGCGGCGGACTTGATACGATCCGAATGGAGTTGA
- the LOC108005227 gene encoding BLOC-1-related complex subunit 8 homolog produces MSRGGELVFKTKKTSEKISENIHIFANDPSLAFFRVQEHVRKVSPAIFEKRDEVFQLQNNLQGHCYDMEYGIQALRTIEKSESIFDNIQEMIKASIFLKQQLKYEENRKKIKKESTKSSVYKRFSAHLALDLPDLPDFGGVMRETSQRMENMIGPGTGTGRTEAQPTQTSNPGELQRSYTTLH; encoded by the exons atGTCTCGCGGCGGAGAATTGGTCTTTAAAACGAAGAAAACGTCGGAGAAAATATCGGAAAACATACACATTTTTGCCAACGATCCATCGCTGGCGTTTTTCCGGGTCCAAGAACACGTTAGGAAGGTTTCCCCAGCGATTTTCGAGAAACGCGATGAGGTCTTCCAGCTGCAAAACAATCTCCAGGGACATTGCTACGATATGGAATACGGAATTCA AGCCCTGCGAACTATTGAAAAATCCGAGAGCATATTCGACAACATACAGGAGATGATCAAGGCTTCGATTTTCCTAAAGCAACAGTTGAAATACGAGGAAAACCGGAAGAAAATCAAGAAGGAAAGCACCAAGTCTTCGGTGTACAAAAGATTCTCCGCCCACCTAGCATTGGATCTGCCGGATTTACCTGATTTCGGTGGCGTTATGAGGGAAACTAGCCAGCGAATGGAGAATATGATAGGTCCTGGCACCGGAACAGGACGAACTGAGGCCCAACCCACACAAACCAGTAATCCGGGCGAACTTCAACGATCCTATACCACACTCCACTAG
- the Grx5 gene encoding uncharacterized monothiol glutaredoxin ycf64-like, producing the protein MNRICQSLLRQSYRNPHGLTAGASVSASMPGVLSRLFAADAVTGEAVDKATLDKLVRTNKVVVFMKGNPQAPRCGFSNAVVQIMRMHGVQYDAHDVLQNESLRQGVKDYTDWPTIPQVFIDGEFVGGCDILLQMHQSGDLIEELKKVGIVSELLKAEESKKEDEKAK; encoded by the exons ATGAATCGAATTTGCCAGAGTCTGTTGCGTCAGAGCTACCGCAATCCTCATGGCCTTACGGCCGGAGCAAGTGTCTCCGCCTCCATGCCGGGCGTGCTGAGTCGCTTATTTGCGGCGGATGCGGTGACCGGCGAGGCGGTGGACAAGGCGACGCTGGACAAGCTGGTGCGCACCAACAAGGTGGTCGTCTTCATGAAGGGCAATCCCCAGGCGCCACGTTGTGGCTTCAGCAATGCGGTGGTGCAAATAATGCGGATGCACGGTGTCCAGTACGATGCCCACGATGTCCTGCAGAACGAGTCCCTGCGTCAGG GAGTCAAGGACTACACCGACTGGCCCACCATCCCGCAGGTGTTCATCGACGGTGAATTCGTTGGCGGATGTGACATCCTGCTGCAGATGCACCAAAGCGGTGACCTCATCGAGGAGCTCAAGAAGGTGGGCATCGTGTCCGAGCTGCTGAAGGCGGAGGAGTCCAAAAAGGAGGATGAGAAGGCCAAGTGA